The segment CTGGGGCTTGTCGCGCCGGCGACGCCGTGCTTCGCGCAGGCCGCGGGCCATGTCCGCGTCAAGATCGTCAAGGCCGGCCTGCTGGTCGGCGGCGGCGCCGGCAGCGGCACGCTGACCTATCGCGGCAAGACCTATCCGTTCACAATCAGCGGCCTGAGCTTCGGCATCACGGCCGGTGCCACCATTGGCCGGTTCGACGGCTGGGCCTCGGGCATCGGCGAGGTCAGAGACTTCGCCGGCACCTACAGCTCCGTCGGCGGCGGCTTTGCGCTCGTCGGTGGCGTCAATGGCGTCCACTTGCGCAACGAGAAGGGCGTCACCATCGTGCTCCAGGGCCCGAAGGCGGGGCTGGAACTTGCGGCGAATATCAGCGCGATCACGATTGCGCTAAGGTAAGAGCTGCCTGTCGCCCGGGTCCCTTCCCATTCGACGAACTCCGCCCTGTTTTGCTCGCCTGTCAACATCCCTACGCAAAAATATTCAGCTTTACCGAAATTCGGAAATATCGTATGTATCGCCCATCCCGGCTCATCCTTGAGGGGCGATCTCGTGTCGTCTTGATTGCGAGCCGGGCTTGCGGTGGACGCGGGCAGCGTCGGGTGCGAGAGGTGCGGGCAGGGCGGGTAGTCCCTGTGAGCCCGAAACCGCGTGCCGACGAACGGCGCTGCAAGGCTCGTCTCGCCTGTAAGTTTCTGGCTCCGTCGACAGGGCCGGGAAAACTGCGGCGAAAACGGCGGGCCGTGCGTACGGCAAAACCGTGTGGTCCTGGCCGTCGTTGCTACGGTCAAGCCTTTCGCGGAGATGTGCGCGAGCCCAACCGGGCAGACGGCATCGTCAATTCGCGGGGTGAGGGAGGCCAGCAGGAAGTCGGCTCCCGGGAGAGCACGGCATAAGCCGTCCGACCATCGCGCAGGGAAGGCCGAGTGATTGGCACCACCTGTATGCTGCTGTGCGGTCTCTTTGCGCTACCTTTCGCGCAGCAGACCGCGGGTGCGAGGTCAGCACCCGGTCTTCCCTGCGCCCTCTTGGCTAAGAGGGTGGAGAGACGAAGCAAAGCTCGGGCGAAACCGGTCGCGAGGATGCGTAGGCGCGTCTGCGAGTCGAAATGAGAATCGAAGATCGATGCTGCCGCTCCTTGCTCCGTCATTGCGAGGAGCCCTTGCGACGAAGCAATCCAGAATCTCACCGCAGGCAGTCTGGATTGCTTCGCTGCGCTCGCAATGACGATGAGGAGAGGGCGAGCGCCCCTCCGCCGTTCATCCTTCGAGGCTCCGCTCGCGATGCGTTCGCATCGCATGCTTCGCACCTCAGGATGACGGAGCCATGCGCCCGCGAAAAATCAAACTCAACGACCAGAAACAGACCAGCAACAACAAAGCCACACCGTGGCCACAGCTTTCCCGTCTCAAGGCAGGTCAGGTGCTCTTGAGGTGTGGAATGTCGGTTTTGCGGGCCTGGCTTGTCGCGGTGGTGGTGAGTGGCGTGTCGATTGCAGCTTCACTGCCGCTGCTGCCGCAGCCGGCAGCGGCGCAAGCAGCTGAGACGATCGTGGTCGAAGGCAACCGCCGCGTCGAGGCCGAGACGGTTCGCTCCTATTTCAAGCCCATGGCCGGCGGGCAGTTCGATCAGGCAGCCGTCGACGACGGCCTCAAGGCGCTGATCGAGACCGGCCTGTTCCAGGACGTGAAGGTCAGCCGGGTCGGTGGCCACATCGTGGTGTCGGTGGTGGAGAACGCCGTGATCGGCCGCGTTGCCTTCGAAGGCAACAAGAAGATCAAGGACGAGCAGCTCTCGGCCGAGGTCCAGTCCAAGCCGCGCGGGACCTTCTCGCGCGCCATGGTGCAATCCGACACGCTGCGGATCGCCGAAATCTACCGCCGCTCGGGCCGCTACGACGTCCGCGTCACGCCGGAGATCATCGAGCAGCCGAACAACCGCGTCGACCTCGTCTTTACGGTCGAGGAGGGCGTCAAGACCGGCGTCAAATCGGTCGAGTTCATCGGCAACAACGCCTACTCGGCCTCGCGCCTGCGCGACGTGATCAAGACGCATGAATCGAATCTGCTGAGTTTCCTCAGCAGCGCTGACATCTACGATCCCGACCGGGTCGAGGCCGACCGCGACCTGATCCGCCGCTTCTATCTCAAGAACGGCTATGCCGACGCCCAGGTCGTCGCGGCGCTCACCGAATACGACCCGGACAAGAAGGGTTTCCTCGTCACCTTCAAGATCGAGGAAGGCCAGCAATATCGCGTTGGAACGGTCGATCTCCATTCGACCATCGCCAATTTCGATGCCGCCTCGCTGCGCTCCTTCTCGCGCGTCAATGTCGGCTCGCTCTACAACGTCGAAGCGGTCGAGAAGTCGGTCGAGGACATGCAGATCGAGGCGTCGCGCCGCGGCTACGCTTTCGCCGTCGTCCGGCCGAGCGGCGACCGCAATTTCGAGGCGCATACCGTGTCGGTCGTGTTCAACATCGACGAAGGGGCGCGCACTTATATCGAGCGCATCAATCTGCGGGGCAACACCCGCACGCGCGATTACGTGATCCGACGCGAGTTCGACATCTCCGAGGGCGACGCCTATAACCGCGCGCTGGTCGACCGCGCGGAGCGGCGGCTGAAGAATCTCGACTACTTCAAGAGCGTCAAGATCACGACGGAGCCCGGCTCCTCCAGCGACCGCGTCGTTCTGATCGTCGACATGGAGGAGAAGTCGACCGGCGATTTCTCGATCTCGGGCGGCTACTCCACGACCGACGGTGCGCTCGCCGAAGTCTCGGTCTCCGAGCGCAACCTGCTCGGCAGGGGGCTCTACGCCAAGGCGTCGGTGACCTACGGCCAGTATGCGCGCGGCGTCTCGCTGTCCTTTGTCGAGCCTTATCTGCTCGATTACCGCATCGCGCTCGGAATCGACACCTATTGGCGCCAGCAGCTGTCGAACAGCTACACCAGCTACGGCGTCACCACGCTGGGCTTCTCACCGCGCCTCGGCTTCCAGCTGCGCGAAGATACGTCGCTTCAGCTGCGCTACTCGCTCTATCAGCAGAGCATCACGCTCGCCAGCGCCTACAACAACTGTAACAACAACGCGGCCAACACGTCGCTCGCGTTCAATCCGACGCCGGCCTATATCGCGAACGTGCTCGGCGGTGTGGATCCGACCAATTCGACGAGCTCGGGTGTGTACGGCTACGGCTGCTATGGCGATGGCGAGTCGAGCTTGCCGGTGCGCAAGGAGCTCGCCAACGGTCCGACCTTGACGTCGGCGGTCGGTTACACGCTGAACTACAACACGCTCGACAACAACAAGAACCCGACCGACGGCCTGATGATCGACTTCAAGCAGGATTTCGCCGGGGTCGGCGGCGACGTGACCTATCTGAAGACCGCGGCCGACGCCAAATACTATACGCCGCTGGTGTCCGAGATCGTCAGCGTGATCCACTTCCAGGGCGGCGTCCTCACCAAGATCGGCGACAACGATCTGCGCATGCTGGATCACTTCCAGATGGGCCCGAACCTCGTGCGCGGCTTCGCTTCGAACGGCATCGGTCCGCGTGACATCACCTACGCAAGCTATGGCGCAGTTGGTGACGCGCTCGGCGGCACCAAATATTGGGGCGCGTCGATGGAATTGCAGATGCCGTTCTGGTTCCTGCCCAAGGAAGTCGGCTTGAAGGGCGCAGTCTATGCCGACGCCGGCTCGCTCTGGGGCTACCAGGGGCCGACATCCTGGGCTGCGACCGGTGAGGTCAATACCAAGGCCTGCCCCACCTGCGGATTGCAATATGACGACAGCAGCGTGGTTCGCTCGTCGGTCGGCGTCGGCCTGATCTGGGCCTCACCGTTCGGGCCGCTGCGCTTCGACTATGCCGTGCCGCTCACGAAGGGCAAATACGACGTGGTTCAGGAGTTCAGGTTCGGCGGCGGCACGTCGTTCTAGAGCATGATCCGGAAAAGTGTGCAGCGGTTTTCCGAAAAGATCATGCTCAAAAAAATGGGCTAAAGCGCGATAAGCGCTTTAGCTTTCCAGAATGCGCCGGCAGGCGTCGACAAAGACCTCCGCGCCGGTGACGATGTCGGCGTCCGCCGTGTTCTCGGTCCAGTGGTGGCTGATGCCGCCGATCGAGGGCACAAACAGCATGCCGGCGGGCATCACGGTCGCGAGCATCTGCGCATCGTGACCGGCCCCGCTCGGCATGCGCAGCGATCGCCCGCCGGCAAATATCTTGCTGGCGGCGTCGATCGCATCCTGAAAGCCGGCGTTCATCATCGCGGGCGCGCCGGTGCGCAGCTTCGTGACGATGACGGCGCAGGGGCCGTTCGTGCTGGCCTCATCCGCCATGGTCCGCAGCAGCTCCTCCAGCCGCGCGATGACGGTCGGGTTGTCATCTCGAATCTGGAACAACATCTCGGCGCCACCCGGAATGATGCTCGGTGCGCCCGGATCGAGCGTGATGCGGCCGGTGGTCCAGACCGTGCGTGGACCGCACGCGGCGGGGAAACGCTCGTCGATCGCCACACAGAATTTGGCCAGCGCAAGCCCGGCATCCTTGCGCGCCGCCATGCGGGTCGTGCCGGCGTGATTCTGCTCGCCGACAAAATTGATCTGGTACTGCCAGATCCCGACGATGGAGGTCACGACGCCGATCGCGAGTTGGCCGCTCTCGAGCGTGTCGCCCTGCTCGATATGCGCCTCGAGATAGCCGACGTGCCGTCCCGGCTCGACCGCGATACGTGCCTGTCCGGCAAGCCCCATGTCGGCCAGTGCATCGCGCATAGTACGGCCATTGGTGCGGTCGCGCGCGGCGTCGATATCGGCCTCGGTCACCTGCCCGATATAGGAGCGCGAGCCGAGGAAGCTGCCGAAATGACCTTCCTCGTCGCACCAGGCGGCAACTTCGACCGCACCTGTCACGGAAGGATCGCGGTTGAGCACCCGCGCGGTTTCG is part of the Bradyrhizobium commune genome and harbors:
- the bamA gene encoding outer membrane protein assembly factor BamA translates to MSVLRAWLVAVVVSGVSIAASLPLLPQPAAAQAAETIVVEGNRRVEAETVRSYFKPMAGGQFDQAAVDDGLKALIETGLFQDVKVSRVGGHIVVSVVENAVIGRVAFEGNKKIKDEQLSAEVQSKPRGTFSRAMVQSDTLRIAEIYRRSGRYDVRVTPEIIEQPNNRVDLVFTVEEGVKTGVKSVEFIGNNAYSASRLRDVIKTHESNLLSFLSSADIYDPDRVEADRDLIRRFYLKNGYADAQVVAALTEYDPDKKGFLVTFKIEEGQQYRVGTVDLHSTIANFDAASLRSFSRVNVGSLYNVEAVEKSVEDMQIEASRRGYAFAVVRPSGDRNFEAHTVSVVFNIDEGARTYIERINLRGNTRTRDYVIRREFDISEGDAYNRALVDRAERRLKNLDYFKSVKITTEPGSSSDRVVLIVDMEEKSTGDFSISGGYSTTDGALAEVSVSERNLLGRGLYAKASVTYGQYARGVSLSFVEPYLLDYRIALGIDTYWRQQLSNSYTSYGVTTLGFSPRLGFQLREDTSLQLRYSLYQQSITLASAYNNCNNNAANTSLAFNPTPAYIANVLGGVDPTNSTSSGVYGYGCYGDGESSLPVRKELANGPTLTSAVGYTLNYNTLDNNKNPTDGLMIDFKQDFAGVGGDVTYLKTAADAKYYTPLVSEIVSVIHFQGGVLTKIGDNDLRMLDHFQMGPNLVRGFASNGIGPRDITYASYGAVGDALGGTKYWGASMELQMPFWFLPKEVGLKGAVYADAGSLWGYQGPTSWAATGEVNTKACPTCGLQYDDSSVVRSSVGVGLIWASPFGPLRFDYAVPLTKGKYDVVQEFRFGGGTSF
- a CDS encoding Zn-dependent hydrolase — translated: MPDIRPSADGARVLADLNALRAIGAYKTGVHKPTFSEPHKQSLEWLMQKLPDAGLGAVIDGIGNVFGTSAKAGPKLLAGSHLESQNYAGWLDGPLGVVYALETARVLNRDPSVTGAVEVAAWCDEEGHFGSFLGSRSYIGQVTEADIDAARDRTNGRTMRDALADMGLAGQARIAVEPGRHVGYLEAHIEQGDTLESGQLAIGVVTSIVGIWQYQINFVGEQNHAGTTRMAARKDAGLALAKFCVAIDERFPAACGPRTVWTTGRITLDPGAPSIIPGGAEMLFQIRDDNPTVIARLEELLRTMADEASTNGPCAVIVTKLRTGAPAMMNAGFQDAIDAASKIFAGGRSLRMPSGAGHDAQMLATVMPAGMLFVPSIGGISHHWTENTADADIVTGAEVFVDACRRILES